One window from the genome of Halobellus ruber encodes:
- a CDS encoding DUF367 family protein, with protein sequence MTADADERPTVDADRPGAESAEPTLHARYEGDDDPEKCTARKLARFDLIDLHRSDRDTPYGVVLNPHAEQALSPADGDGAPLVALDCSWDSAGEARFSLPGEHRALPYLVAANPVNFGRPLRLTTVEALAGALAIFGRRDRAADLLSKFTWGHTFLELNAEPLRRYAACADSAAVVEVQQEYLDRGGE encoded by the coding sequence GTGACCGCCGATGCCGACGAACGCCCGACAGTCGACGCCGACCGCCCGGGCGCCGAGTCCGCGGAGCCGACGCTCCACGCCCGGTACGAGGGCGACGACGACCCCGAGAAGTGTACGGCGCGGAAGCTCGCGCGCTTCGACCTCATCGACCTTCACCGATCGGACCGCGACACCCCGTACGGCGTCGTCCTGAACCCACACGCCGAGCAGGCGCTGTCGCCGGCGGACGGAGACGGGGCCCCGCTCGTCGCGCTCGACTGCTCCTGGGACTCGGCGGGCGAGGCGCGGTTCTCGCTCCCCGGGGAGCACCGCGCGCTCCCGTACCTCGTTGCGGCGAACCCGGTCAACTTCGGCCGCCCGCTGCGGCTGACCACGGTCGAGGCGCTGGCGGGCGCGCTCGCCATCTTCGGCCGTCGGGACCGCGCGGCCGACCTCCTCTCGAAGTTCACCTGGGGACATACGTTCCTGGAACTCAACGCGGAGCCGCTCCGGCGGTACGCCGCGTGTGCCGACTCGGCGGCCGTCGTCGAGGTCCAGCAGGAGTATCTCGACCGGGGCGGGGAGTGA
- a CDS encoding HalOD1 output domain-containing protein, which yields MTDTTRDADRPDAAAWETIAHHDFGSTDELDATILTALDGEGPNQPLYATVDVEPAERFLASVGGADAAVVFRIAGRPVRVSADGRVQVRRTTSE from the coding sequence ATGACCGACACGACGCGTGACGCCGACCGTCCCGACGCGGCCGCCTGGGAGACCATCGCCCACCACGACTTCGGCAGTACGGACGAACTCGACGCCACCATCCTGACCGCCCTCGACGGCGAAGGGCCGAACCAGCCGCTGTACGCGACCGTCGACGTCGAGCCCGCCGAGCGGTTTCTCGCCTCCGTCGGCGGCGCCGACGCCGCCGTCGTCTTCCGCATCGCCGGCCGCCCCGTCCGGGTGTCGGCCGACGGGCGCGTGCAGGTCCGACGGACGACCTCCGAGTGA
- a CDS encoding NOG1 family protein, translated as MIFESLPTTPRSEELLDKAFSRAARAGRSKSGLDAQQSMLQTASSILADNLENVVTQWPDFGTVDPFYYELADAIVDVDDLRQSLSQVTWASRQIRQLREEYQPKLRKTDPETARKHRKQAFARMADVVEQVADDLERIGEARDALKGLPDIRPDEPAIVVAGYPNVGKSSFVNRVTRADNEIAHYPFTTRGVHVGHFDRDRIRYQIIDTPGLLDRPEEDRNDIERQAVSALEHLGDAVVFVVDASEACGYPLSAQLSLRDAVADRFGKRDVPVLTVNNKSDRSRDVDADYQMSVETDEGVDEVLDAAVDAVGWEPEIPPSRQE; from the coding sequence ATGATCTTCGAGTCCCTCCCGACGACGCCCCGCTCCGAGGAGCTTCTCGACAAGGCGTTCTCGCGGGCGGCCCGCGCGGGGCGCTCGAAGTCCGGGCTCGACGCCCAGCAGTCGATGCTCCAGACGGCGTCGTCGATCCTCGCCGACAACCTGGAGAACGTGGTCACCCAGTGGCCCGACTTCGGGACCGTCGACCCCTTCTACTACGAGCTCGCGGACGCGATCGTCGACGTCGACGACCTCAGACAGAGCCTCTCGCAGGTGACGTGGGCTAGCCGACAGATCCGGCAGCTCCGGGAGGAGTACCAGCCGAAGCTCCGGAAGACCGACCCCGAGACGGCCCGGAAACACCGGAAACAGGCGTTCGCGCGGATGGCCGACGTCGTCGAGCAGGTCGCCGACGACCTCGAACGGATCGGGGAGGCCCGCGACGCGCTGAAGGGACTCCCGGACATCCGGCCCGACGAGCCCGCAATCGTGGTCGCCGGCTACCCCAACGTCGGGAAGTCGTCGTTCGTCAACCGCGTCACCCGCGCCGACAACGAGATCGCCCACTACCCGTTCACGACCCGCGGGGTCCACGTCGGCCACTTCGACCGCGACCGGATCCGGTACCAGATCATCGACACGCCGGGACTGCTCGACCGGCCGGAGGAAGATCGCAACGACATCGAGCGACAGGCCGTCAGCGCGCTCGAACATCTCGGTGATGCGGTGGTCTTCGTTGTGGACGCCAGCGAGGCGTGCGGCTACCCGCTGTCGGCGCAGCTGTCGCTCCGCGACGCCGTCGCCGATCGGTTCGGGAAACGGGACGTGCCGGTGCTCACGGTGAACAACAAGAGCGACCGGTCGCGGGACGTCGACGCCGACTACCAGATGAGCGTCGAAACCGACGAGGGCGTCGATGAGGTACTCGACGCCGCGGTCGATGCCGTCGGCTGGGAGCCGGAGATCCCGCCGTCGCGACAGGAGTGA
- a CDS encoding DUF7522 family protein has protein sequence MAENIDPTFAEELTSACRTVIGDELRSVVYFTDDAVEQVYLRSDLDRTADLLGFAEIERTGFETGEKYRGTELGEYRATVRMFEHGYLVRVVTEATGAWVTTDGMSMTRFEELAAALKPVLREHE, from the coding sequence ATGGCTGAAAATATCGACCCCACGTTCGCGGAGGAACTGACGAGCGCGTGCCGAACGGTGATCGGCGACGAACTGCGCAGCGTCGTCTACTTCACCGACGACGCGGTCGAACAGGTCTACCTGCGATCCGATCTGGACCGGACGGCCGACCTGCTCGGGTTCGCGGAGATCGAACGCACCGGGTTCGAGACCGGCGAGAAGTACCGCGGGACCGAACTCGGCGAGTACCGGGCGACCGTCAGGATGTTCGAGCACGGGTATCTCGTCCGTGTCGTGACCGAGGCGACCGGCGCGTGGGTGACGACCGACGGGATGTCGATGACGCGGTTCGAGGAACTCGCCGCCGCGCTCAAACCCGTACTCAGGGAACACGAGTAG
- a CDS encoding rhomboid family intramembrane serine protease produces the protein MRPVSASSLVTPFESGVRGVLAQHRSLSAPVTDLLAVAVCAVYAAQAVQAVRWGAPSVYVATNYAYLRVPWLAWPLSPLLHGGLVHVVPNLLTLLAFGRVVEAHLTTRRFAAMAAVAAVGSIVALAGWGLAFGSRPYVAAYGISGVVFAAGGFAAVHFPAHDRVTDLELLAVLFGLCAIGLVAVEVLGAAVSLSPASVNVGHAAGLLVGLATAALVHDCSDVPVVGGQSTDGDP, from the coding sequence ATGCGACCGGTCTCGGCGTCGAGTCTGGTCACGCCCTTCGAGAGCGGCGTTCGGGGAGTTCTCGCACAGCACCGGTCGCTGTCGGCGCCGGTCACCGACCTGTTGGCGGTGGCCGTGTGTGCGGTGTACGCCGCCCAGGCGGTCCAGGCAGTCCGGTGGGGTGCGCCCTCGGTGTACGTCGCGACCAACTACGCGTACCTCCGTGTGCCGTGGCTGGCGTGGCCGCTTTCCCCGCTGCTCCACGGGGGACTCGTCCACGTCGTCCCCAACCTGCTCACTTTGCTGGCCTTCGGCCGGGTCGTGGAGGCACACCTCACCACCCGCCGGTTCGCGGCGATGGCCGCGGTCGCCGCCGTCGGCTCGATCGTCGCGCTTGCGGGGTGGGGGCTGGCGTTCGGCTCCCGCCCCTACGTCGCGGCGTACGGCATCAGCGGCGTGGTGTTCGCGGCCGGCGGGTTCGCGGCCGTCCACTTCCCGGCCCACGACCGAGTGACGGATCTGGAGCTGCTTGCGGTGCTGTTCGGACTGTGTGCGATCGGCCTCGTCGCCGTCGAGGTCCTCGGCGCCGCGGTGTCGCTCTCGCCGGCGAGCGTCAACGTCGGCCACGCGGCGGGCCTCCTCGTCGGCCTCGCAACCGCCGCCCTCGTTCACGACTGTTCGGACGTCCCGGTCGTCGG
- a CDS encoding TIGR00341 family protein: MRLVQVMVPTGKREAVLDVLDEEDVDYALSDETSGRDYTAVVTFPLPTSAVEPILDRLREVGIERNAYTVVMQAETVVSKRFEALEDRYDADRNEAGNGDRIAREELVARASGMALPLRPYVLMTAVSAIVATAGLLLDSPAVVVGSMVIAPLIGPAMAASVGTVVDDPELALRGIKLQALGGLVAVGAATAFALLIRTTNVVPLSADEVFAINEVRERLAPDILSLVIGLGAGAAGAVSLASGVSSALVGVMIAAALVPPTAVVGIGIAWGEPATVLGSGVLVLVNVLAINLVALIVLWRYGYRPRLWFREDDARTATLKRISVLAVVLLLLTGLLGTFTYSSYRTAGFEEDATAAIEAELPPAATVLDLEATYEGFPLQTPRSVVVTVGYPPASSPPAAGDDIREQVSAAAPDPIGPVGHADIRVEIRYVGVDREPE, from the coding sequence GTGCGACTCGTACAGGTGATGGTCCCGACCGGGAAACGGGAGGCCGTGTTGGACGTGCTCGACGAGGAGGACGTCGACTACGCCCTCTCCGACGAGACCAGCGGGCGCGATTACACCGCGGTCGTCACCTTTCCCCTCCCGACGTCGGCGGTGGAGCCGATCCTCGATCGGCTCCGGGAGGTCGGCATCGAGCGGAACGCCTACACCGTCGTGATGCAGGCCGAGACGGTGGTCTCGAAGCGGTTCGAGGCCCTCGAAGACAGATACGACGCCGACCGGAACGAGGCCGGCAACGGCGACCGGATCGCCCGCGAGGAGCTCGTGGCTCGCGCGAGCGGGATGGCGCTGCCGCTGCGACCGTACGTGCTGATGACGGCGGTCAGTGCGATCGTCGCCACCGCGGGGCTGCTCCTGGATTCGCCCGCCGTGGTGGTCGGGTCAATGGTGATCGCGCCGCTCATCGGCCCCGCCATGGCCGCCAGCGTCGGGACCGTCGTCGACGATCCGGAGCTCGCGCTCCGCGGGATCAAACTGCAGGCGCTCGGCGGGCTCGTCGCGGTCGGCGCCGCGACGGCGTTCGCGCTCCTGATCCGGACGACGAACGTGGTGCCGTTATCCGCCGATGAGGTGTTCGCGATCAACGAGGTCCGCGAGCGGCTCGCCCCGGACATCCTCTCGCTCGTGATCGGACTGGGGGCGGGCGCCGCGGGCGCGGTCTCGTTGGCGTCGGGCGTCTCCTCGGCGCTGGTCGGCGTGATGATCGCCGCCGCGTTGGTCCCCCCGACCGCCGTCGTCGGCATCGGGATCGCGTGGGGGGAGCCGGCGACGGTGCTCGGGTCCGGCGTGCTGGTGCTCGTGAACGTCCTCGCGATCAACCTCGTCGCCCTGATCGTGCTGTGGCGGTACGGCTACCGACCGCGGCTCTGGTTCCGCGAGGACGACGCCCGGACGGCGACCCTCAAGCGTATCTCCGTGCTCGCGGTCGTGCTCCTGCTTCTCACCGGGCTCCTCGGGACGTTCACGTACAGTTCCTACCGGACGGCCGGCTTCGAGGAAGACGCGACCGCCGCGATCGAAGCCGAACTCCCGCCGGCGGCGACCGTCCTCGATCTCGAAGCCACATACGAGGGGTTCCCGCTCCAGACGCCGCGATCGGTAGTGGTGACCGTCGGGTATCCCCCCGCGTCGTCGCCGCCCGCGGCCGGCGACGACATCCGCGAGCAGGTGAGCGCCGCCGCACCCGATCCGATCGGGCCAGTCGGCCACGCCGACATCCGCGTCGAGATCAGGTACGTCGGGGTCGATCGCGAGCCCGAGTGA